One Plasmodium sp. gorilla clade G2 genome assembly, chromosome: 12 genomic window carries:
- a CDS encoding NIMA related kinase 1 — MPSKYDDGESRLNEYEVIKKIGNGRFGEVFLVKHKRTQEFFCWKAISYRGLKEREKSQLVIEVNVMRELKHKNIVRYIDRFLNKANQKLYILMEFCDAGDLSRNIQKCYKMFGKIEEHAIVDITRQLLHALAYCHNLKDGPNGERVLHRDLKPQNIFLSTGIRHIGKISSQANNLNSRPIAKIGDFGLSKNIGIESMAHSCVGTPYYWSPELLLHETKSYDDKSDMWALGCIIYELCSGKTPFHKANNFAQLISELKRGPELPIKGKSKELNLLIKNLLNLSAKERPSALQCLGYQIIKNVSSPILSKKEHGTELTNIDSCTSNMDNKHNYAHPNDVLINKRNNERERSSSCLSRQSVITAISKDNVKYHPPDGTNNSHLINNGKYTNNSRVGGAHMDGPTKMYHIETDRFNEKEKMKREIYERERSQRKALEMKLMEKKRLEREKKDRLEREKKGKMERIERERMQRLERERLERLEKERLERLEKERLDRLEKERLDRLEKERLDRLEKERLDRLEKERLDRLEKERLDRLEKERLDRLDKERLDRFEKERLDRFEKERLDRLGKERLDRMDRLERDKLPRYERDQYYHNDNCTTPTTSCSASNNNNNNNSNKRDSFENERSSSKNQGNYKSFSRMKEPYDPVNNMKSYMYGNRKGNYPYDEHNMDKDEINSLLKKKSINTISNKNPQSYSNSSTHINNNYSGMNCHGAYKNHNTLSQYSNTSIENGKYKYENKYQGNIRNNSKDVYNENMDSAYRSPKYEKGYDDNKSVNNKMNSNNMGNMNNNSNNNNNNNNNSNNNSNSNNNNSNNNYVNNNHHTNNNNSCTSNRISNMYFNDSSRRSVSAMPNVNNLSRRKSSVYLCDDNIYNPNNVEESRNFKNLEKDREYLLEKRKMLLEKEKGIYDRMKHTSNNNNNMSNMSNMNNMSNMNNMNNMSNMNNMSNMNNMNNMSNMNNMNNMKNNYSNQNNISNNNYTYLTMQKYESSEYNRRNRSMSACINDDENKNAYNVKNEQMVEEKGYALRSRNVYTLKNLVHKKDADIYDRGLYTCR; from the exons atGCCAAGTAAATATGATGATGGAGAAAGTCGTTTAAACGAATAtgaagtaataaaaaaaattgggAATGGTAGATTTGGAGAAGTATTTTTAGTAAAGCATAAACGAACTCAAGAGTTTTTTTGTTGGAAAGCTATATCATATAGAGGTTTAAAAGAAAGAGAGAAATCTCAATTAGTTATAGAAGTAAATGTAATGAGAgaattaaaacataaaaatattgttcGATATATAGATAGGTTTTTAAATAAAGCTAATCagaaattatatatcttaATGGAATTTTGTGATGCAGGTGATTTATCTcgaaatattcaaaaatgttataaaatgTTTGGTAAAATAGAAGAGCATGCAATTGTAGATATAACTAGACAATTATTACATGCTTTAGCTTATTgtcataatttaaaagatggACCTAATGGTGAAAGAGTATTACATCGTGATTTAAAAccacaaaatatatttttatctacaGGTATAAGACATATTGGTAAAATAAGCTCACAAgctaataatttaaatagtAGACCTATAGCAAAAATTGGAGATTTTGGGTTAAGTAAAAATATAGGTATAGAAAGTATGGCTCATTCTTGTGTGGGTACACCATACTATTGGTCTcctgaattattattacatgaaACAAAAAGTTATGATGATAAAAGTGACATGTGGGCTCTTGgatgtataatatatgaattatgtTCAGGAAAAACTCCTTTTCATAAAGCAAATAATTTTGCCCAATTAATTTCAGAATTAAAACGAGGTCCTGAATTACCAATAAAAGGGAAatcaaaagaattaaatttaCTTATTaagaatttattaaatttatcagCTAAAGAGAGACCTAGTGCCTTACAATGTTTGGGATATCagattattaaaaatgtcTCTTCACCTATTTTATCTAAAAAAGAACATGGTACAGAATTGACTAATATAGATTCATGTACTTCAAATATGGACAACAAACATAATTATGCTCATCCGAATgatgtattaataaataaaagaaataacgAAAGGGAAAGGAGTTCAAGTTGTTTAAGCAGACAAAGTGTGATTACTGCTATATCTAAAGATAACGTCAAATATCACCCTCCTGATGGTACAAATAATTCTCATTTAATTAACAATggaaaatatacaaataatagtAGAGTGGGAGGAGCACACATGGATGGTCCAACAAAAATGTATCATATAGAAACAGATCGTTTCAATGAAAAGGAAAAGATGAAGAGAGAAATATACGAAAGAGAGAGAAGTCAGAGAAAGGCTTTAGAAATGAAGTTAATGGAAAAGAAGCGATTGGAGAGGGAAAAGAAAGACCGATTGGAGAGAGAAAAGAAGGGGAAAATGGAAAGGATAGAAAGAGAACGCATGCAAAGATTAGAGAGGGAAAGATTAGAAAGATTAGAAAAGGAAAGGTTAGAAAGATTAGAAAAGGAAAGATTGGACAGGTTAGAAAAGGAAAGATTGGATAGATTAGAAAAGGAAAGATTGGATAgattagaaaaagaaagattGGATAGATTAGAAAAGGAAAGATTGGATAgattagaaaaagaaagattGGACAgattagaaaaagaaaggTTGGATAGATTAGATAAAGAAAGGTTGGATAGGTTCGAAAAAGAAAGGTTGGATAGGTTTGAAAAAGAAAGATTAGATAGATTAGGTAAAGAAAGATTAGACAGGATGGATAGACTTGAAAGGGATAAATTACCAAGATATGAAAGGGatcaatattatcataatgatAATTGTACAACTCCAACAACTAGTTGTAGCGCTtcgaataataataataataataatagtaataaaagAGATTCTTTTGAAAATGAGAGGAGTTCATCAAAAAATCAAGGAAATTATAAATCATTTTCAAGAATGAAAGAACCATATGATCctgtgaataatatgaaaagttATATGTATGGAAATAGAAAAGGAAATTATCCTTATGATGAACATAATATGGATAAGGATGAAATAAATagtttattaaaaaagaaatctaTAAATACAATATCTAATAAGAACCCGCAAAGTTATAGTAACAGCagtacacatataaataataattatagtgGAATGAATTGTCATGGTGCTTACAAAAACCATAATACGTTAAGTCAATATAGTAATACTTCAATAGAAAAtgggaaatataaatatgaaaataagtACCAAGGGAACATAAGAAATAATTCTAAAGATGtgtataatgaaaatatggaTTCTGCTTATAGAAGTCCTAAGTATGAAAAGGGTTATGATGATAACAAGAGTGTGAATAATAAGATGAACAGTAACAATATGGGAAATATGAACaacaatagtaataataataataataataataataatagtaataataatagtaatagtaataataataatagtaataataattatgtgaataataatcatcatacaaataacaataatagtTGTACGAGCAATAGAATATCTAACATGTACTTTAATGATAGCTCCAGACGAAGTGTGAGTGCTATGCCTAATGTAAACAATTTGAGCAGAAGGAAATCGAGTGTGTATTTATGTGATGACAATATTTACAATCCAAATAATGTGGAGGAAAGtcgaaattttaaaaatctAGAAAAGGATAGAGAATATTTAttggaaaaaagaaaaatgctACTTGAAAAGGAAAAGGGCATATATGACAGGATGAAGCACACgagcaataataataataatatgagtaATATGAGTAATATGAATAACATGagtaatatgaataatatgaataatatgagtaatatgaataacatgagtaatatgaataatatgaataatatgagtaatatgaataatatgaataatatgaaaaataattattccaatcaaaataatattagtaataataattataccTATTTGACGATGCAAAAATATGAAAG TAGCGAATATAACAGGCGCAATAGAAGCATGTCCGCATGcataaatgatgatgaaaacaAAAATGCGTATAACGTGAAAAATGAACAGATGGTTGAAGAAAAGGGATATGCCTTAAGAAGTCGAAATGTGTatactttaaaaaatttgGTACATAAAAAGGATGCAGATATATATGACAGGGGTTTATATACCTGCagatga
- a CDS encoding RNA pseudouridylate synthase,putative, which produces MFPSVQLKKTILLRLSKILSLSSVTSRSKAQELIKNGDIKVNDQVINKNVLIDVDSKIQVKDKTIKVDISTKLWGIYKPKNIFCNTEKDYIYEEKIHFNKMIEEKKMLDTHNNYNNNYENNYENNVLGVYNKYLNEEENYKVLSSSNKMKHINSDNNLLTINSYKYNNLIEKGKKNKEKNKEKNVLVSELRKVPSTCKNTNIITYNKLNMNIYDYIKKQNMLYEKKNQITNYIPEHLIIINSLNSSSEGLLLLTNDGDFANNLKDIKNNILTTYLIKVQENLCIDQIRLLHKGCIINNQHIYPINIDIIKSKHTSKWIKFTYVEKSHNDLHYLFSKYNITIRKCKRFSFGPYKYSDINTQFLMPLKIHSTFHSFMTTHNSKLILSHPKGNIIKQKNQNKFLFINEYLKNSVVQDSHDIIK; this is translated from the exons ATGTTTCCATCTgttcaattaaaaaaaac AATATTATTGCGACTCTCTAAAATTTTATCTCTATCATCAGTAACGTCAAGAAGTAAAGCTcaagaattaataaaaaatggagACATAAAG GTTAATGACCAggttattaataaaaatgttttgaTTGATGTAGATTCAAAAATTCAAGTTAAAGATAAAACGATAAAAGTAGATATCTCTACTAAATTATGGGGGATATATAAACCtaagaatattttttgtaatactgagaaggattatatatatgaagaaaaaatacactttaataaaatgatagaggaaaaaaaaatgttagaTACAcacaataattataataataattatgagaATAATTATGAGAATAATGTCTTGGgagtatataataaatatttgaatgaagaagaaaattataaagttttatcttcttctaataaaatgaaacatatcaatagtgataataatttattaactATTAAtagttataaatataataatttaatagaaaaagggaaaaaaaataaagaaaaaaataaagaaaaaaatgttttgGTTTCAGAATTAAGAAAGGTACCATCAACTTGTAagaatacaaatattattacatataacaaattaaatatgaatatatatgattatattaaaaaacaaaatatgttatatgagaaaaaaaatcaaataacaaattatattcctgaacatttaataattattaatagttTAAATTCAAGCAGTGAAggtttattattactaaCTAATGATGGTGATTTtgcaaataatttaaaagatataaaaaataatattttaacaaCATATCTTATAAAAGTACAAGAAAATTTATGTATAGATCAAATAAGATTATTACATAAAGGttgtattataaataatcaacatatatatcctattaatattgatattattaaatcTAAACATACATCTAAATGGATTAAATTTACATATGTAGAGAAATCGCATAATgatttacattatttattttctaaatataatataaccaTAAGAAAATGTAAAAGATTTTCTTTTGGTCCTTATAAATATTCAGACATAAATACACAATTTTTAATGCCTCTCAAAATACATTCAACATTTCATAGTTTTATGACTACACATAATTCAAAACTAATATTGTCACATCcaaaaggaaatataatCAAACAGAAAAATCAAAACAAattcttatttataaatgagtatttaaaaaattcagtTGTTCAAGATAGtcatgatataataaaatga
- a CDS encoding merozoite surface protein 9, whose amino-acid sequence MMNMKVVLFSFLLFVIRSNIIISCKKNEKNNGVDMKVLNNYENLFKVVKCEYCHENTYVKGKKPYSDPQCAAIKEECKELLKQKEYTDSVTYLMDGFKSAKNLKNNEKKSNTEEMKDLVNFLQSHKKLIESLKKNIETIQNKKSLIQNNKAYNPLLVSFIKKMNLLKDNVEFIEKNQDLFKELIDQNNYSNSVDNKKKNFSLKSQGNKKETSENDEQVNDEDVNDEEEVNDEEEVNDEEDVNDEEVNDEDVNDEDNNDKSYELGSVPVDDLLNSNMKNMIRGENFMDVVKSTLAQTGGLGSNDLTNFLNKGKELGETFSKITNIKLGDVSNLEEFSLDQLDIFKNNLISYEFILEQVKTTLLNKLKDLLLRLLYKAYVSYKKRKAQEKGLPVPSEATTNEEYVEELKKGILEMGIKLLFSKVKSLLGKLKNKMFPKKKEENQETNTKGAASAKVKAQPALRGVEPTEDSNIMNSINNVMDEIDFFEKELIENNNTPNVVPPTQSKKTIVSGMDEHFGNHPENYIKEEYYYDENDDMEVKVKKIGVTLKKFEPLNNGNASQTIKFVHVGNKDQKHMEAINNDIQDIKKELQAIYSELINTTNEKKQVQELFQENEEEMQKEVEAINKQIEAEVDALASKNEEEQQQEQQQEQEEEEEEETVTEDSTTTEESTN is encoded by the coding sequence atgatgaataTGAAAGTTGTTTTGTTCAGTTTCTTGCTCTTTGTCATAAGAAGCAATATCATTATTAgttgtaaaaaaaatgaaaagaacaATGGTGTTGATATGAAAGTTTTGAATAATTATGAGAATTTATTTAAGGTAGTTAAATGTGAATACTGTCATGAAAATACATATGTTAAAGGAAAGAAACCTTACTCAGATCCTCAATGTGCTGCTATAAAAGAAGAATGCAAAGAATTACTTAAGCAAAAAGAATACACTGATTCAGTTACTTATTTAATGGATGGATTTAAATCAgcaaaaaatttaaaaaacaatGAGAAAAAAAGTAACACTGAAGAAATGAAAGATTTAGTAAATTTTTTACAATCACATAAGAAATTAATTgaatcattaaaaaaaaatattgaaaccATACAGAATAAAAAATCCttaattcaaaataataaagcatATAATCCATTATTAGTtagttttattaaaaaaatgaatctGTTAAAAGACAATGTTGAATTTATTGAAAAGAATCAAgatttatttaaagaattaattgatcaaaataattattccaACTCTGttgataacaaaaaaaaaaacttttctttaaaatcacaaggtaataaaaaagaaacctcagaaaatgatgaacaagtaaatgatgaagatgtaaatgatgaagaagaagtaaatgatgaagaagaagtaaatgatgaagaagatgtAAATGACGAAGAAgtaaatgatgaagatgtAAATGACGAAGATAACAATGATAAATCATACGAATTAGGTAGTGTTCCAGTTgatgatttattaaattctaatatgaaaaatatgattaGAGGAGAAAATTTTATGGATGTTGTAAAAAGTACATTAGCTCAAACAGGTGGATTAGGAAGTAATGATTTAACAAATTTCTTAAATAAAGGTAAAGAATTAGGAGAGACATTTTCaaaaattacaaatataaaattaggaGATGTAAGTAATCTTGAAGAATTTTCTTTAGATCAATTagatatattcaaaaataatttaatatcatATGAATTCATATTAGAACAAGTAAAAACAActcttttaaataaattaaaagatttattattaagatTGTTATATAAAGCATAtgtatcatataaaaaaagaaaagctCAAGAAAAAGGACTACCAGTACCTTCAGAGGCAACTACTAATGAAGAATATgttgaagaattaaaaaaaggtaTTCTAGAAATGggtattaaattattatttagtaAAGTTAAAAGCTTATTaggaaaattaaaaaataaaatgtttcctaagaaaaaagaagaaaatcaaGAAACAAATACAAAAGGTGCAGCATCAGCTAAAGTTAAAGCACAACCAGCTCTTAGAGGTGTAGAACCAACTGAAGATTctaatattatgaacagtATTAATAATGTTATGGATGAAATTGATTTCTttgaaaaagaattaatcgaaaataataatacaccTAATGTAGTTCCACCCACACaatcaaaaaaaacaatCGTATCAGGTATGGATGAACATTTTGGTAACCATCctgaaaattatattaaagaagaatattattatgatgaaaatgatgatatggAAGTTAAGGTAAAAAAAATCGGTGtcacattaaaaaaatttgaacCTCTTAATAATGGAAATGCTAGTCAAACCATTAAATTTGTTCATGTAGGAAATAAAGATCAAAAACACATGGAAGCTATTAACAATGATATTCAAGATATCAAAAAAGAATTACAAGCCATTTATAGTGAACTTATCAATActacaaatgaaaaaaaacaagtTCAAGAATTATTtcaagaaaatgaagaagaaatgCAAAAAGAAGTTGAAGCTATCAACAAGCAAATAGAAGCTGAAGTTGATGCACTCGCatcaaaaaatgaagaagaacaaCAACAAGAACAACAACAAGaacaagaagaagaagaagaagaagaaactGTAACAGAAGATTCTACAACAACTGAAGAATCAACtaattaa